The genomic interval GAGAATGTGTTGCTGATAGATCTGAATCGGGCACTGGGGTTATCCGGTTTTGGCGAATAATTCTGGCCAGTTCCTCGGCGGCTTTGGCTTCAGCGTCGTTACGTTTGCTGATTAACTGAGCCAGGGTTTCACTGGAAAGAAAAGGGTTTTCTTTGCGTTGTTGAATGGTTTTTTCATGCCCGACAACTTCTTCCAGTGTAGGAATAAAGTTATCTTTGTCCGCATGTTGTTCTTCACTCAACGTATCTTTCAGGTTCTCCAGTTCCTGAAGCAGCTTATCTGTTCCAGTATCCTTATCATTTGACATCGTTGCTCCGCCAGCCTCCAGGGCATTATTTTCTCAGGTCATGACGGTGTAAAGGATACCCTCTTTGTTGGAAAAAACGATAGTGCTTCCTGCTGTTAGTCAGAATTTCCGGTTGCTGGCATACCACCTCAATATAGCGCTCAAAGCGACTGAAGAATTCCGGAATGTTTTGCCCCATGTTAACAATCACATTGTTATGGTGATGCGGATTATCCTGCCAGGTGATTTCAATCGGGTGTCCTGAATCCGGCTCAATAATTCCATGGGGGATAAATGATTCTGGTTTAAAATCCCACAGGCGGGTATCCAGTATGCCTGCTTCATGAGCATCGTCGACACAGATCAGTATCCGGTGTCCGAGGCCGTGGATTTTATCCACCAGACGACAACAGTAGTTGACCCTGTCATCGATGCTGGAGCTGGCGAGTATATGAAAATCCA from Gynuella sunshinyii YC6258 carries:
- a CDS encoding DNA polymerase III subunit chi, with product MTRVDFHILASSSIDDRVNYCCRLVDKIHGLGHRILICVDDAHEAGILDTRLWDFKPESFIPHGIIEPDSGHPIEITWQDNPHHHNNVIVNMGQNIPEFFSRFERYIEVVCQQPEILTNSRKHYRFFQQRGYPLHRHDLRK